One part of the Candida albicans SC5314 chromosome R, complete sequence genome encodes these proteins:
- the CCE1 gene encoding cruciform cutting endonuclease (Putative Holliday junction resolving enzyme; similar to S. cerevisiae Cce1p) — protein MIQKSYLIERLRSCKISTLNDLAILTGSPIISTNKSCRIEGLTAGYYFYLNHYHKFLSTQKQRTTLSIDVGIKNFSYCKSKSSKSTSSSTLTTSNFPIIITKWDKLNLDTQYGGDNYSSILHKDSILDNKRYLNQLTKSLVNELQPNEYDVVIMEIQRTRSAGNTSTLPTVLLNYTLENLIFGNIYPQIVIPMTSFKMTNFWLHRFITRSTTNTKQLKSNNNNKGIRFELMKLWLNKLFILPKYPQNELTKLDLLKYLKLDKSEKIDDLIDSLLYNLTINRQFQHLAEFHQLMVSNNGDIAQFVHDKNKYHLQLIQPIIDKYELELKPGSID, from the coding sequence atgATTCAAAAACTGTATCTCATCGAACGATTACGATCCTGTAAAATATCTACCCTTAATGATCTTGCAATATTAACTGGATCCCCCATAATATCAACCAATAAATCTTGTCGAATTGAAGGATTAACAGCAggatattatttttatttgaatcattatcataAATTCTTATCAActcaaaaacaaagaacaacattatcaattgatgttggaataaaaaatttctcatattgtaaatcaaaatcatcaaaatcaacatcatcatcaacattaaCAACATCCAATTTCCCCATAATAATTACTAAATGGGATAAACTCAATTTAGATACTCAATATGGTGGTGATAATTATTCCCTGATATTACATAAGGATTCTATCCTTGACAATAAACGatatttgaatcaattaactAAATCACTTGTAAATGAATTACAACCAAATGAATATGATGTAGTGATTATGGAAATCCAAAGAACGAGATCAGCAGGAAATACTAGTACTTTACCTACagtattattgaattatacaTTAgagaatttaatttttggaaatatTTATCCTCAAATTGTTATACCAATGACTTCATTTAAAATGACAAATTTTTGGTTACATAGATTCATAACTAGATCAACCACTAATAccaaacaattaaaatcaaataataataataaaggcattagatttgaattgatgaaattatggttgaataaattatttatattaccAAAATATCCCCAAAATGAATTAAcaaaattggatttattaaaatatttaaaacttgataaatcagaaaaaattgatgatttaatcgatagtttattatataatttaacaattaatcgtcaatttcaacatttggcagaatttcatcaattaatggTATCTAATAATGGAGATATCGCTCAATTTGTTCATGATAAGAATAAATATCATTTGCAATTGATTCAACcgataattgataaatatgaaTTGGAATTAAAACCTGGGAGTATAGactga